The following proteins are encoded in a genomic region of Spirochaetota bacterium:
- a CDS encoding DUF6599 family protein, which translates to MQIKYIKQNQESIISFFLLSILGIIAVVVIARQSSYDISKFGMISPGGNNNKESLISLGNLKMDTLTARGFKVLLEPEAYNQNTLHEKINGKAPLYLDSGFRLMISQRFMYASSKDIWMEAFIYDMGTIKNAYSVYSRQKRIDTERVANFSKAYWASSALFFIQGRYYIEIIGASISNHLKQGIIETGRNIRSRLKSTGSEEIYELTLFDKDYLIPGSERLFLKDAFGYNKFTNVFSASYRLDDSTTTVFFSIRDSHKEAADLADGYYKFLIDNGGVPLRANDIKGSKIIDIYGSFETISIYRNFVIGVHGADNQRLAERLLRIILGEIKDADQVDGKKRRG; encoded by the coding sequence ATGCAGATAAAATATATTAAACAAAACCAAGAATCCATCATCAGCTTCTTTCTATTATCCATTTTAGGTATTATAGCGGTTGTAGTGATAGCAAGGCAATCCAGTTATGATATTAGTAAATTTGGCATGATATCACCAGGTGGAAATAATAATAAAGAATCACTAATATCGCTGGGCAATCTAAAAATGGATACCCTTACAGCTAGGGGATTTAAGGTTCTATTAGAACCTGAAGCGTATAATCAGAATACACTGCATGAGAAGATAAATGGCAAGGCTCCCCTCTATTTAGACTCTGGATTCAGGCTAATGATCTCTCAACGATTCATGTATGCTAGTTCCAAGGACATTTGGATGGAGGCATTTATCTATGATATGGGTACAATTAAAAATGCATATTCGGTCTATAGCCGCCAAAAAAGAATCGATACAGAGAGGGTTGCAAATTTTAGCAAAGCATACTGGGCATCGAGCGCCCTTTTTTTTATTCAGGGAAGATATTATATTGAGATTATTGGTGCATCAATTTCTAATCATCTTAAGCAGGGGATAATTGAAACGGGTAGAAATATTAGGTCAAGGCTAAAATCTACCGGTAGTGAAGAAATATATGAACTAACCCTGTTTGACAAGGATTATCTCATCCCAGGGAGTGAGAGATTATTTCTGAAGGATGCCTTTGGTTATAATAAATTTACCAATGTCTTTTCCGCAAGTTACAGGCTTGATGACTCTACAACAACGGTTTTTTTCAGTATTAGGGATAGCCATAAGGAGGCCGCTGATTTAGCGGATGGATACTACAAATTTCTAATTGACAACGGGGGTGTTCCTCTAAGGGCGAATGATATTAAAGGTTCTAAAATAATTGATATATATGGATCATTTGAAACTATTAGTATCTATAGAAATTTTGTGATTGGTGTACATGGAGCAGACAACCAAAGGCTGGCTGAAAGATTGCTCAGGATTATTTTGGGAGAAATCAAGGATGCGGATCAGGTAGATGGTAAAAAGAGAAGGGGATAA
- a CDS encoding HesA/MoeB/ThiF family protein, with the protein MLTEDEYRRYKRQLNISNWGEEAQNRLKDSTVLVAGAGGLGSPLLFYLSVAGVGTLKICDYDKIEPSNLNRQILHSDKDVGKYKVDSAYETLTNANPNTKVIKIYDKISKENIHEFIDKVDLIVDCLDNFQTRFIINELSVKKTIPLIHAGVSGFVGQITFLQPPETPCLACFSPQNYKKEEIPVLGATPGVIGSLQAIEAIKYLTGIGTNLKNRLLFWDGIDMSFRIMKLTKNNKCLVCQH; encoded by the coding sequence ATGTTAACTGAAGATGAATATAGGAGATACAAAAGACAATTAAATATATCGAATTGGGGTGAAGAAGCGCAAAACAGGCTGAAAGACTCAACTGTTTTAGTTGCTGGCGCCGGTGGGCTAGGCAGCCCCCTACTCTTCTATTTATCTGTTGCTGGAGTTGGAACCCTGAAGATTTGTGATTATGATAAGATTGAACCTTCAAATCTTAACAGGCAGATCCTCCACTCTGACAAAGATGTTGGGAAATATAAGGTGGACTCTGCTTATGAAACTCTTACAAATGCAAATCCCAATACTAAGGTAATCAAAATATATGATAAAATCTCAAAAGAAAATATCCATGAATTCATTGATAAGGTTGACCTCATTGTAGACTGTCTAGACAACTTTCAAACAAGATTCATCATTAACGAATTATCAGTAAAAAAAACTATACCCCTGATACATGCAGGGGTCTCAGGATTTGTAGGTCAGATCACATTTCTGCAACCTCCTGAAACACCATGCCTTGCATGTTTCTCACCACAGAATTATAAAAAAGAAGAAATCCCGGTCTTAGGAGCCACACCAGGTGTTATTGGTTCGCTTCAGGCGATCGAAGCAATAAAGTATTTGACAGGCATCGGCACTAACCTGAAGAATCGACTCCTATTCTGGGATGGGATA
- a CDS encoding MoxR family ATPase: MQGLDLSASIPKSEENFFLNEKEIKSLDRIDVLSKKHPVNVLVTGRQGCGKSTMVRQFAAKNNRCLATFQIGILSEPGQLFGDHRLKDGETYYQQFLFPQAIQTPGCVIHLEEINRPEHPKALNMLFSILSDDRQVWIDELGLIKVADEVVFFATLNEGDEFVGTEMLDAALRDRFYSMYMDYLPSDIELKVLSLKTGVDEAEALTIVNIANQLRGNTQEPIIVSIRHTLMIAELVAIGASVQEAFIDSLQVNKDVMESILLSLHLELKAKGKEGNGAYLSY, encoded by the coding sequence ATGCAAGGATTAGACTTATCAGCAAGTATTCCGAAGTCAGAGGAAAACTTTTTCTTGAATGAAAAAGAGATAAAGTCATTGGACCGAATTGATGTGCTTTCCAAAAAACATCCAGTTAATGTCTTAGTCACCGGAAGACAGGGATGTGGCAAATCTACTATGGTTAGACAGTTTGCAGCAAAAAATAATAGATGTTTAGCTACATTTCAAATTGGTATTCTATCTGAGCCAGGTCAATTATTTGGAGACCATAGATTAAAGGATGGAGAGACATATTACCAGCAATTTCTCTTTCCTCAGGCAATTCAGACTCCAGGTTGTGTGATTCATCTTGAGGAGATTAACCGTCCTGAGCATCCAAAGGCATTGAATATGTTATTTTCAATACTTTCAGATGATAGACAGGTATGGATAGATGAATTAGGATTGATCAAGGTTGCGGATGAGGTGGTATTTTTTGCAACCCTCAATGAGGGAGATGAATTTGTAGGCACTGAGATGCTGGATGCCGCGTTGAGGGATAGATTTTATAGTATGTATATGGATTATCTGCCATCAGATATTGAGTTAAAGGTATTAAGTTTGAAAACAGGTGTTGATGAAGCTGAGGCGCTTACTATTGTAAACATTGCTAATCAATTGAGAGGGAATACACAGGAGCCAATCATTGTTTCTATTCGACATACACTCATGATTGCCGAGCTTGTGGCAATAGGAGCTTCTGTCCAAGAGGCTTTTATTGATAGCCTACAGGTAAACAAGGATGTGATGGAATCCATATTGCTTTCTTTGCATTTGGAATTGAAAGCCAAAGGGAAAGAGGGCAATGGGGCATACTTATCCTATTGA
- a CDS encoding 4Fe-4S binding protein, which produces MKLITVRRISQSFFFLLFLWFCIVSTVGEKFWQIRGWPIEWLLQLDPLVALGTILSTHKLYWPLLWSLGIIVLTIIFGRFFCGWICPFGSIHQSIGYLCNRNAPTSERISLNRYRRTQNIKYYILLLFIITALIPIHTSTLHTGLLDPIPLLTRSFNLVLLPILDNRINITSIAGRYYEEIWMIFSIFLAALFLNLKIPRFYCRFICPLGALLGVFSRFSIWRIGQSTKNCINCKQCELSCEGGCNPDSRIRTTECILCLNCREDCGEGVIKYQIKPSIAGETSSFGISRKGFLLSLGTGLLVMPALRLSRSLEQNWHHKIIRPPGSLSEQEFVRRCIKCGQCIRVCPTNVLQPGGIEGGFENLWTPVLNNRIGSSGCQYNCVSCGQVCPTSAIRPITLDEKHGKGKFVKTGFIRIGTAFIDRGRCLPWAMDIPCIVCQENCPVSPKAIYTDEIYATIRGGVITAEKIGNRSIEVLNDANLPSNIASGDYYCLIRGTKRKKIIDKTKNRIVLSQSIEHNLVNVNFVEIQVRLQRPYIDIQHCNGCGICEHECPVSGKRAIRVSGVGESRSRKRSLMLKQKNEGDANEKSKEWRKP; this is translated from the coding sequence ATGAAACTAATAACAGTAAGAAGGATAAGTCAATCATTCTTTTTTCTGCTTTTTCTCTGGTTCTGTATCGTCAGCACAGTGGGAGAGAAATTTTGGCAGATACGCGGATGGCCTATAGAATGGCTCCTTCAATTAGATCCCCTGGTCGCGCTGGGCACAATTCTTTCAACCCATAAATTATACTGGCCTCTACTCTGGTCATTGGGGATTATTGTGCTTACAATTATTTTTGGTCGCTTCTTCTGCGGATGGATATGTCCCTTTGGTTCTATACATCAATCTATTGGATATCTGTGCAACAGAAATGCTCCTACCTCAGAAAGGATTTCGCTGAATCGATATAGAAGAACCCAAAATATTAAGTACTATATTCTTCTACTCTTTATAATCACAGCCCTGATCCCTATTCACACCTCAACCTTGCATACAGGGCTTCTCGATCCAATACCGCTCTTAACACGTTCGTTCAATCTGGTCTTGCTGCCGATTCTGGATAACAGAATAAATATTACCTCAATTGCAGGCAGATATTATGAAGAGATATGGATGATATTTTCAATTTTCCTAGCAGCCCTATTCCTGAATCTTAAAATTCCACGTTTTTATTGCAGATTTATATGTCCTCTAGGCGCGCTTTTGGGAGTCTTTAGCAGGTTTTCCATCTGGAGGATTGGACAGAGTACAAAAAACTGCATTAACTGCAAGCAGTGTGAACTTTCCTGTGAGGGAGGGTGTAATCCTGACAGTAGAATAAGAACAACTGAATGTATTTTATGCCTTAATTGTCGTGAGGATTGTGGAGAAGGCGTAATCAAATATCAGATAAAGCCTTCAATCGCTGGAGAAACCTCGTCCTTTGGCATTTCACGCAAGGGATTTCTTTTATCGCTTGGAACCGGCCTTTTGGTAATGCCTGCTTTAAGATTGAGCAGAAGCCTGGAGCAAAACTGGCATCATAAGATTATTCGTCCGCCAGGTTCTCTATCGGAGCAAGAATTTGTAAGGAGATGCATTAAATGCGGTCAGTGTATACGTGTATGTCCAACCAATGTCCTTCAACCCGGTGGAATTGAAGGAGGATTCGAAAATCTCTGGACTCCTGTACTTAATAATCGTATTGGATCAAGTGGATGCCAATACAATTGTGTCTCATGTGGACAGGTATGCCCCACTTCTGCGATTAGACCGATTACTTTGGATGAAAAGCATGGTAAGGGAAAATTTGTAAAAACAGGTTTCATCAGAATAGGTACTGCCTTTATTGACCGCGGAAGATGTCTTCCATGGGCAATGGATATACCCTGTATTGTATGTCAGGAAAACTGCCCTGTAAGCCCAAAGGCAATATATACTGACGAGATATATGCAACAATTCGTGGAGGGGTTATCACTGCAGAAAAAATAGGGAATCGGAGTATTGAGGTATTAAATGATGCAAATTTACCATCTAATATCGCTTCAGGGGATTACTATTGTTTAATAAGAGGGACAAAACGGAAAAAAATAATTGATAAAACAAAAAATAGAATTGTCTTATCTCAAAGCATAGAGCACAATCTGGTCAATGTAAATTTTGTTGAAATTCAGGTTCGACTTCAAAGGCCCTATATAGATATCCAACATTGCAATGGATGTGGTATTTGCGAGCATGAATGCCCGGTCAGCGGCAAGAGGGCAATAAGGGTTTCAGGTGTTGGTGAATCGAGAAGCAGAAAGAGGTCATTAATGCTTAAACAAAAAAATGAAGGAGATGCTAATGAAAAATCCAAGGAATGGCGTAAACCGTAG
- a CDS encoding DUF362 domain-containing protein: MVKREGDNILRREFINRSLKACVSIAFAGAASYLLYDPYGPSGDEIYQDLVTLPNFSVNPISGKTMCVVRGFNRGDGLERAIKLLGGIERFVKQGETVAIKPNVAFASSPELGATSHPHLISALVRLCFKARARAVIILDNPINAPASCFYLSGIEKAAQESGAQIILPKEAFFKYTSLENGRLIHEWPVFFDPLIKADKLIGVAPIKSHHRSGASMIMKNWYGLLGGRRNIFHQDIHTIISELSQLVRPTLVVLDGTYVMMNNGPTGGSISDLKSMETLIVSCDQVAADSFGSGLLGLSKVELPHIIKAEMAGVGTSDYHSLKPIFVNSS, translated from the coding sequence ATGGTAAAAAGAGAAGGGGATAATATCCTGCGAAGGGAATTTATAAATCGCTCGCTAAAGGCCTGCGTATCAATTGCTTTCGCTGGAGCAGCATCTTACCTTTTATATGATCCCTATGGCCCGAGTGGGGATGAAATATACCAGGATCTTGTCACTCTCCCAAATTTTTCTGTAAATCCTATTAGTGGAAAGACGATGTGCGTTGTCAGGGGCTTTAATCGGGGAGATGGGTTGGAAAGGGCGATTAAGCTCCTTGGGGGTATTGAGCGTTTTGTGAAACAGGGTGAGACCGTAGCGATAAAACCTAATGTCGCCTTTGCATCCTCACCTGAGCTGGGCGCAACGAGTCACCCACATCTAATCTCAGCGCTTGTTCGTCTATGTTTTAAAGCCAGAGCAAGAGCGGTCATCATTTTAGACAATCCCATTAATGCCCCTGCAAGCTGCTTTTATCTTAGTGGCATTGAGAAGGCCGCTCAAGAATCAGGCGCTCAAATCATCCTTCCTAAAGAGGCTTTCTTTAAATACACCAGTCTTGAAAATGGCAGATTAATCCACGAATGGCCTGTGTTTTTTGATCCATTAATCAAGGCCGATAAGCTGATTGGTGTTGCTCCAATAAAATCACATCACAGAAGCGGCGCTTCGATGATTATGAAAAATTGGTATGGTCTCTTGGGAGGAAGACGCAACATCTTTCATCAGGATATTCACACAATTATTTCGGAGCTGTCACAGCTAGTGCGGCCAACCTTGGTCGTGTTGGATGGCACCTACGTTATGATGAATAACGGTCCAACGGGTGGTTCAATTTCGGATTTGAAATCAATGGAAACCCTTATTGTAAGTTGTGATCAGGTAGCTGCAGATTCATTTGGCTCTGGTCTTTTGGGTTTAAGTAAAGTCGAATTGCCACATATTATTAAGGCTGAAATGGCTGGAGTCGGAACATCCGATTATCATTCTCTGAAGCCAATATTCGTTAATTCAAGCTAA
- a CDS encoding CoA transferase: MNKFPLDGIRVLDFTFMWAGPYATMLLGFMGAEVIKVESQRRLDTIRIFDLVNLQMLEDINMSPIFNDINLSKLGINLDLKNTKAIEIAKRLIEKCDVVMENMRPGVMDRLGLGYEVACELNPSIIYLASSSRGAKGPERNYTGYAPSFGALSGLSNVTGHPNDPPSTIGGEIDLLSGLTSVYAILAALNYRKSTGEGQYIDQSSSEAGSVLIGELFMDYFMNGNVQTRQGNMDDHMAPHNCYPCKGENKWISIAIETEDEWLSFCNAIGNPEWTRDDRFSDVKSRLVNREELDKLISEWTMIYDPYEAMRRLQSAGVAAVQKYNSQDLFSDPHLKERDFAMKVTHPAIGDMICLAPPFKYSTLSVKFEHAPLFGQHNNYIFGELLGMSENEILKLREDGVIG; encoded by the coding sequence ATGAATAAATTTCCATTGGATGGGATAAGGGTACTTGATTTTACATTTATGTGGGCAGGGCCCTATGCTACCATGCTCTTAGGGTTCATGGGAGCAGAGGTAATCAAGGTTGAGAGTCAGAGGAGATTGGATACTATCAGAATATTCGATCTAGTAAATCTTCAGATGTTGGAAGACATCAACATGTCGCCAATCTTTAATGATATAAACTTGAGTAAGTTAGGCATAAATTTAGACCTTAAAAATACAAAGGCAATTGAGATTGCGAAGAGACTGATAGAGAAGTGCGATGTTGTGATGGAGAACATGCGCCCAGGGGTTATGGATAGACTTGGGCTTGGATATGAGGTTGCTTGTGAGTTAAATCCAAGCATTATATATCTGGCTTCCTCATCACGTGGCGCAAAGGGGCCAGAGCGGAATTATACAGGCTATGCACCCAGCTTTGGCGCTCTGAGCGGCTTATCTAATGTGACGGGTCATCCTAATGATCCCCCTAGTACAATTGGGGGTGAAATAGACCTGCTCAGCGGTCTGACATCAGTATATGCCATTCTTGCTGCCCTCAATTATAGAAAGAGCACAGGGGAGGGTCAGTATATCGATCAATCCTCATCAGAAGCAGGCAGCGTGCTCATTGGCGAATTATTCATGGATTACTTCATGAATGGGAATGTGCAGACCAGGCAGGGTAATATGGACGATCACATGGCACCTCATAATTGTTATCCCTGCAAAGGTGAAAACAAGTGGATCAGTATTGCAATAGAAACCGAGGATGAGTGGTTGTCATTTTGTAATGCCATTGGGAATCCGGAGTGGACTAGGGATGATAGATTCTCTGATGTTAAGAGTAGGTTGGTCAATCGAGAGGAATTGGATAAACTCATTAGTGAGTGGACAATGATCTATGATCCCTATGAGGCAATGAGGAGATTACAAAGCGCTGGGGTTGCAGCTGTACAAAAATATAATAGTCAGGATCTCTTTAGCGATCCTCATCTCAAGGAGCGTGATTTTGCCATGAAGGTTACACATCCAGCAATTGGGGATATGATTTGCTTAGCTCCACCCTTTAAATATTCAACCCTTTCAGTAAAGTTTGAGCATGCCCCATTATTTGGGCAGCATAATAATTATATATTTGGCGAGCTTTTGGGTATGTCTGAAAATGAGATATTAAAACTGAGGGAAGATGGAGTAATAGGTTAA
- a CDS encoding aldo/keto reductase — MKNPRNGVNRRDFIINIGAFGLGSTFALAGCKKEPEIVLQAYPDESKGSYPQVPKRRLGKTDVKVPCLSHGIMYNLIENQIVIHNALKWGINFIDTAHGYAGGNSELGVGKFFTKYPDRRDDIFIVSKASGASSISEVENRLQTSLKRMNTKYIDLYYGIHALSDPADLTDDLKKWVISAKNRKLIRHFGISTHKNMAKCLMAVAKLDWIDAVMTSYNFRLMQNPEMQEAIEACHKADIGLIAMKIMGLKISSDDDRKLINKFRVKGYTDGQAKLKVVLDDSRIASACVTMPSVAMITTNASAVIDKKRLSRKDRDILKDYAKSSCDHYCAGCADICSDDWSEAAPYISDIMRYLMYYNSYNEQEKAKILFSKIPAQIRRGLMNNNYSEAEAKCPQKIPIKSMISEAVEKLAS, encoded by the coding sequence ATGAAAAATCCAAGGAATGGCGTAAACCGTAGGGATTTTATTATAAATATCGGAGCTTTTGGTTTAGGTTCTACTTTTGCACTTGCTGGATGCAAGAAGGAACCTGAAATCGTTCTACAGGCATATCCAGATGAATCAAAAGGCAGTTACCCCCAGGTGCCGAAGCGAAGATTGGGCAAAACAGATGTGAAGGTTCCCTGTCTTTCACATGGCATAATGTATAACCTTATTGAGAACCAGATAGTAATTCATAATGCCCTTAAGTGGGGGATCAACTTTATTGATACTGCCCATGGTTACGCCGGGGGTAACAGCGAGCTTGGGGTGGGGAAATTTTTTACTAAGTATCCCGATAGGAGGGATGATATCTTTATAGTTAGCAAGGCTTCAGGGGCAAGTTCAATATCTGAAGTTGAAAACAGACTCCAGACGTCTCTAAAAAGAATGAATACAAAATATATCGATCTATATTATGGGATTCATGCTCTTAGTGATCCGGCGGACCTGACTGATGATCTGAAGAAGTGGGTTATTAGCGCAAAGAATAGAAAGCTGATTAGACACTTCGGAATAAGCACTCATAAGAACATGGCGAAATGCCTAATGGCTGTAGCAAAGTTGGATTGGATCGATGCTGTTATGACAAGCTATAATTTTCGGTTAATGCAAAACCCTGAAATGCAGGAAGCCATAGAGGCATGTCACAAGGCTGATATTGGGCTTATTGCAATGAAGATTATGGGACTAAAGATTAGTTCTGATGATGATAGAAAGCTCATTAATAAATTCAGGGTCAAGGGATACACTGACGGTCAGGCGAAGTTAAAGGTTGTGCTGGATGATAGTCGTATTGCTTCAGCCTGTGTTACTATGCCTAGCGTTGCGATGATAACCACGAATGCCTCTGCGGTTATTGATAAAAAGAGACTTAGTCGAAAAGACCGTGACATTTTAAAGGATTATGCAAAATCTTCCTGCGATCACTATTGTGCTGGATGTGCGGATATCTGTAGTGACGACTGGTCTGAGGCTGCGCCTTACATAAGCGATATAATGCGATATCTGATGTATTATAACAGCTATAATGAACAGGAAAAGGCCAAAATCCTTTTTTCGAAAATTCCAGCTCAAATTCGAAGAGGACTGATGAATAACAATTATTCTGAAGCTGAAGCGAAATGTCCACAAAAGATTCCCATTAAGTCGATGATTTCTGAAGCAGTGGAAAAGCTGGCATCATAA
- a CDS encoding CoA transferase — MTGQALGSLKVLELCSLISGPYCSKLLGDMGAEVIKIEEPGMGDKARKRGPFLQNTSHREKSGLFLYLNTNKLGITLNINTEEGAGVFKELVKETDILIEDNPPKMMKELGLDYDNLKEINPSLIMTSITPFGQNGPHSDYKAHDLNMYFGSGLLYKPLDVPDDYKPAKGGGFFGDYLCGLSAATATLSAQFALGGTGEGQHIDISKQEALLALLRVTSVVYPNVGRPEFSMSSISGGMGGLHQCKDGYVIFTNAEEHHWSSFVKLLGDPEWANDPDLDNMFSRALNYEKIAPYIKEWMLNHNKEEIYHQGQAYGCPVAMVSAVDEVANSEQMKAREFFVDIDRKETGRFKYPQSPCRFSKTPWKARLPAPLLGEYNEEIFCKRLGYSQNRIKEMAEAGVI; from the coding sequence ATGACAGGACAAGCTTTAGGGAGCTTAAAGGTACTTGAGTTATGTAGTCTTATCTCTGGACCCTATTGCAGTAAATTGCTTGGAGATATGGGAGCAGAGGTTATCAAGATTGAAGAGCCGGGTATGGGGGATAAAGCTAGGAAGAGAGGGCCATTTTTACAGAATACCTCTCATAGAGAGAAGAGCGGATTGTTCTTATATCTCAATACCAATAAATTGGGTATTACGCTAAATATAAATACAGAAGAGGGAGCAGGGGTATTCAAGGAACTGGTGAAGGAGACTGACATCTTGATTGAGGACAATCCTCCAAAGATGATGAAGGAACTTGGATTAGATTATGATAATCTAAAAGAGATAAATCCTTCTTTGATTATGACATCCATTACACCCTTCGGGCAGAATGGACCACATAGCGATTATAAAGCCCATGACCTTAACATGTACTTTGGAAGTGGATTGCTATATAAACCTCTCGATGTGCCTGACGATTATAAGCCGGCAAAGGGGGGAGGTTTTTTTGGCGACTACTTATGCGGATTGAGCGCAGCTACAGCCACTCTAAGCGCGCAGTTTGCCTTAGGAGGGACAGGAGAGGGACAGCATATTGATATCTCAAAACAGGAGGCTCTCCTCGCATTGTTAAGGGTGACATCAGTCGTTTATCCGAATGTAGGTAGACCTGAATTTTCAATGTCATCGATTTCAGGTGGAATGGGCGGGCTGCATCAATGCAAGGATGGTTATGTGATATTTACAAACGCAGAAGAACACCATTGGAGTTCATTTGTCAAGTTATTAGGCGATCCTGAGTGGGCAAATGATCCGGACCTGGATAATATGTTCTCTCGAGCCCTGAACTATGAAAAGATTGCGCCATATATTAAGGAGTGGATGCTCAATCACAATAAGGAGGAGATATATCACCAAGGCCAGGCATATGGTTGTCCCGTTGCCATGGTTAGCGCAGTAGATGAAGTCGCAAATTCTGAGCAGATGAAGGCAAGGGAATTCTTTGTAGATATAGATCGAAAAGAGACTGGGAGGTTCAAATATCCTCAATCACCATGCAGATTTTCCAAGACACCATGGAAGGCGAGACTGCCAGCTCCGCTTTTGGGTGAGTACAATGAAGAGATTTTCTGTAAACGTCTGGGTTATTCACAAAACAGGATAAAAGAAATGGCTGAAGCCGGAGTTATATAG
- a CDS encoding Maf family protein, which yields MVIILGSSSPRRKSILHTIIEDFEIRIPHAYEEIREEYDPIQYSKRISKEKADSIIHTLPDKEDHLLICCDTIVTVNNLILGKPTGLTDAKEKLHMLKGKTHKVISSIILIHKHNDIIENTDFEITHVTFKNLNNTEILKYLDSINYMDKAGGYAIQDNGEMIIDSIDGSISNVIGLPLGLFFRMLSEMHLTEKIFL from the coding sequence ATGGTAATAATATTAGGCTCCTCATCTCCTCGAAGAAAAAGTATTTTGCATACTATCATTGAAGACTTCGAGATTCGCATACCTCATGCATATGAAGAGATAAGGGAAGAATATGATCCAATCCAATACTCGAAAAGGATATCAAAAGAGAAGGCCGACTCAATCATACACACACTTCCGGATAAGGAAGATCACCTGTTAATCTGCTGTGACACTATTGTAACTGTAAACAATTTAATATTAGGCAAACCCACTGGGCTTACTGATGCAAAGGAAAAATTGCATATGCTAAAGGGGAAAACACACAAGGTGATAAGCAGCATTATCCTAATCCATAAACATAATGATATTATAGAGAATACCGATTTCGAAATTACTCATGTTACCTTTAAGAATCTAAACAATACTGAGATATTAAAATACCTGGATAGCATTAACTATATGGACAAGGCCGGTGGATATGCCATTCAGGATAATGGTGAAATGATTATTGATAGTATAGACGGTTCAATTTCAAATGTGATTGGACTCCCTCTAGGTCTATTTTTTCGGATGCTATCTGAGATGCATCTTACAGAGAAGATATTCCTATAA
- the carA gene encoding glutamine-hydrolyzing carbamoyl-phosphate synthase small subunit, translated as MRKKAYLVLEDGVEFEGTSFGFESDSIGEIVFNTSMSGYQEVLTDPSYNGQIIAMTYPMIGNYGVNEEDVESDKIQVAGFVVKEYSKSYSNYRATMSLADYLQESGISAIEGVDTRKLTRHIRDKGALRGGIFFDKSSAIDRLLSHPKMEGLDLASDVSCKEPYRFGKMDETRPLIAVFDFGVKSSILKYLYESGFSVMVFPGNHPLSDALRENVKGVFLSNGPGDPDAIPYAKNLVRDILREEIPCFGICLGHQLLCLGLKGRTYKLKFGHRGANQPVKNLLTGRVEITSQNHGFAVDYESLKRNGDVEITHLNLNDNTVEGIRHKRLKLFSVQYHPEANPGPHDSIYLFNQFYRMIIEG; from the coding sequence ATGAGAAAAAAGGCTTATCTTGTTCTTGAAGATGGCGTTGAGTTTGAAGGCACCAGTTTTGGTTTTGAATCAGATAGTATAGGAGAGATCGTCTTCAATACCTCTATGAGCGGATATCAAGAGGTGCTTACAGATCCATCATATAATGGCCAGATCATCGCAATGACCTACCCAATGATAGGGAATTATGGAGTGAATGAAGAGGATGTGGAATCAGACAAAATTCAGGTGGCTGGTTTTGTTGTAAAGGAGTACAGTAAAAGCTATTCAAATTATAGGGCTACAATGTCTCTCGCTGATTATCTTCAGGAATCAGGGATATCAGCGATAGAGGGCGTTGATACACGAAAACTAACCCGTCATATAAGGGATAAGGGTGCACTTAGGGGGGGAATTTTTTTTGATAAATCCTCTGCAATTGACAGACTCCTTTCTCATCCAAAAATGGAGGGCCTTGACCTAGCCAGCGATGTCTCCTGTAAAGAGCCCTATCGATTTGGCAAAATGGATGAGACTAGACCCTTGATTGCTGTTTTTGATTTTGGAGTAAAGAGCAGTATTCTAAAATACCTATACGAATCAGGATTTTCGGTTATGGTATTTCCTGGCAATCATCCTTTAAGTGATGCCCTTAGGGAAAATGTAAAGGGGGTATTCCTATCCAATGGACCAGGGGATCCTGATGCTATTCCCTATGCCAAAAATCTTGTGCGTGATATCTTAAGAGAAGAGATCCCATGCTTTGGAATATGTCTTGGTCATCAGCTTCTATGCCTGGGCTTGAAGGGAAGGACATATAAACTGAAGTTTGGTCACAGGGGGGCAAATCAGCCAGTCAAGAATCTGTTAACTGGAAGGGTTGAAATTACTTCTCAGAATCATGGTTTTGCAGTGGATTATGAATCCTTAAAGAGGAATGGGGATGTTGAAATTACTCATTTAAATCTCAACGATAATACTGTAGAGGGCATTAGACATAAGAGATTAAAGCTCTTTTCGGTACAATATCACCCTGAAGCAAATCCCGGCCCGCATGATTCGATCTATCTCTTTAATCAATTTTACAGGATGATAATTGAAGGATAA